The following coding sequences are from one Musa acuminata AAA Group cultivar baxijiao chromosome BXJ1-6, Cavendish_Baxijiao_AAA, whole genome shotgun sequence window:
- the LOC103988042 gene encoding serine/threonine-protein kinase D6PKL2-like codes for MPDDLADDLESMSFGSSDRSGSSALSTLSGSLSSSSSLSGTIHKSRPTGDPVLDAIRRLKSSSAPPAGGGDLLSMSDLRFVRRLGSGDIGSVYLAELKCAGAEGLLLAAKVMDKKELEGRSKEGRARTEREILESIDHPFLPRLYACAENDRWSCLLTEFCPGGDLHVLRQRQPGKRFDDAAVRFYASEVVVALEYVHMMGIVYRDLKPENVLVRADGHIMLTDFDLSLKCDSATPTAAQIVSDQNPLHLPPQSSAAGAGGGEFSAASCILPSCIVPAVSCFHQPRRKRKKKPGRRGPCLEFVAEPVDLRSMSFVGTHEYLAPEIVSGEGHGSAVDWWTLGVFVFELLYGVTPFKGPDNELTLANIVARALEFPKEPAVSASARDLIAGLLVKDPERRLGSTMGAASIKRHPFFNGVNWALLRCAQPPYVPPPFSLVGLSRDASDDSCPGTPVEYY; via the exons ATGCCGGACGACCTCGCCGATGACCTCGAGAGCATGAGCTTCGGCTCGTCGGACCGCTCCGGCTCCTCCGCCCTCTCCACCCTCTCcggctccctctcctcctcctcctccttgtccgGCACCATCCACAAGTCCCGCCCCACCGGTGACCCCGTTCTCGACGCGATCCGCCGGCTGAAGTCCTCGTCGGCGCCACCCGCCGGCGGGGGCGACCTCCTCTCGATGTCCGATCTGAGGTTCGTGCGGCGGCTGGGCAGCGGGGACATCGGGAGCGTGTACCTGGCGGAGCTCAAGTGCGCGGGGGCCGAGGGGCTGCTGCTCGCGGCCAAGGTGATGGACAAGAAGGAGCTCGAGGGTCGGAGCAAGGAAGGGCGGGCCCGGACGGAGCGGGAGATCCTGGAGTCCATCGACCACCCCTTCCTCCCCCGCCTCTACGCCTGCGCCGAGAACGACCGCTGGTCCTGCCTCCTCACCGAGTTCTGCCCCGGCGGCGACCTCCACGTCCTCCGCCAGCGCCAGCCCGGCAAGCGCTTCGACGACGCCGCCGTCCG GTTCTACGCGTCGGAGGTGGTGGTGGCGTTGGAGTACGTCCACATGATGGGCATCGTGTACAGGGACCTGAAGCCCGAGAACGTCCTCGTGCGCGCCGACGGCCACATCATGCTCACCGACTTCGACCTCTCCCTCAAGTGCGACTCCGCCACTCCCACCGCAGCGCAGATCGTCTCCGACCAGAACCCGCTCCACCTCCCGCCCCAGTCATCCGCCGCCGGCGCAGGCGGAGGCGAGTTCTCCGCCGCCTCCTGCATCCTCCCGAGCTGCATCGTGCCTGCGGTCTCCTGCTTCCACCAGCCCAGGCGCAAACGCAAGAAGAAGCCCGGCCGCCGCGGACCGTGCCTCGAGTTCGTGGCCGAGCCGGTGGACCTCCGGTCCATGTCCTTCGTGGGGACGCACGAGTACCTCGCACCGGAAATCGTCTCCGGGGAGGGGCACGGCAGCGCGGTGGACTGGTGGACCCTCGGCGTCTTCGTCTTCGAGCTCCTCTACGGCGTGACGCCCTTCAAGGGCCCCGACAACGAGCTGACGCTGGCCAACATCGTGGCCCGGGCGCTCGAGTTCCCCAAGGAGCCGGCGGTGTCGGCGTCGGCGAGGGACCTCATCGCGGGACTGCTGGTGAAGGACCCGGAGCGGCGGCTCGGCTCCACGATGGGCGCGGCCTCGATCAAGCGCCACCCCTTCTTCAACGGCGTGAACTGGGCGCTGCTACGGTGCGCACAACCGCCGTACGTGCCGCCGCCGTTCAGCCTCGTGGGTCTGAGCCGGGACGCCTCCGACGACAGTTGTCCGGGCACGCCGGTGGAGTACTACTGA